aatgtgatttagactcgacaagcttggatacttgtataatatgggtaaactaaatacattctggaaaatgagaattaaatgataaggttaagcccgtttcggctattttacgtaaactagtcacgtaactGATCCGAACGCATAattgcgtaacgggtaaccaaacgAATTATATACAattcttaatcattattatgctcaaaatatattaatatatcagtaatatattaacatatatgcCTTTAAAGTAATTTAAcccaaaataagtcccataagagtattttggtaattttaaggcccataaaagagtttatttataaaactgagttccaggtctgaaTAAATTAGAAAAAACATGTATTTtgataagttatatcagtaggatacttaaTATATGAGAAATATACCTTTTATAATCATTCATGCACCGAAgaggcattttggtaattttacataggcttttAAGGTCAAAATAGACTTCTGTGTTTAACAACTTTAGCTTACTGTAATATTACATATAAACATCAATAGGTAATGAGTTTTATAAACcaaatatagttttgacccacACCAGGTGCTAAAAACGCTTATAAACCGATTTAAAGGGCTATTTGggtaaaaataggaaatctgagtttttgttCAGTTTAAaaggttcaaaatattttatttgtcatatagaatcagtagcaaaaggtttggtattgaaaagttatgtaaaactcattttatgcatgaaaagggtaaaaccgataATTATCGAAATtaggctataatcctatgttatgctcagcctaaaaataaataaaaatcttcaaaaatcccaaaatattattttaaatcagtAAGTAAAATgtttggtgtcaaaaatcgggtttagataggccttGTGCTAATTACGCCTTTTAGTTACTAAAAAgtttcttaattacgctattgagcataactcctattctagacctcaaactgatgtcaaattttcgggacatgacTAAATATTAGTAGCGAAGGTGTTAgtccattcacattgctaaaaatctcggttttatacaaaaagggcattttaggCATTTTTAAGCATAATCACGATCAAGTGTATATAATTCAAACtattaggcaccatgcaatataactccagagggttatactactaagtaatgtggtcctaatggaagcttaaaacatggaagaatcaagcttaaacgggtcagaactgaaagtcatagcaaaagtcaagcttttgcgactttcggttataaactgaccttagactattaattgtcggattaggactgataaaacatgattaaatattaattaccaagtcattagaaagttaaaatataatttagaacctctggtttataaattttaatcaaatttgcaatttcagtccagtttgactttttgtcaaactactttgacccgacaattaactggtcaaacgagataattaggagacaccctttTAAGGGTAATGTGGTtctataaccactttcaatttgatcagtggttaagccacatgtaattaaaacgaaagtcaaactgaatttataaaatgtttgaCTTTATAGTAATTAAGCTAAATTAAACAATTAAACAAGTAATTAGAGGCTTACTTaaggtcctagcaatcttttctacacttgattatCCACTTCTTACTGATGAGAGCTCCAAAGCTAGTCCTTTTGATGTTGCAAGTGAAATGAGCAATGGAACTCAAGAACAAGCTTCTTTAAATAGCAATTTGAATGTTCAAGGATCATCTCCAGGTGGATTTGAGggccctaggatcaccccaggtgttcTAGCTAGTTAATTAAACCGACATATAGCTCCAAGAGTCGTCACAACCTAGGTAAAGTCGGTTATATAGCCAAACCCGCACCTGTCAGCAGTTTTTTGTCGTTGGggacctctcgcggcccgcgtaaggatcctttagggtctcacgcggcccgcctggacatGGCTAACTGGCAAAACAAGTTTCCATtttgacagtttcagtccctgaacGTTTTTAATCCTTTTTAACCTTATTTTTGGCATATAAGGCCCTTGTAGTTAATTTAGTGAGGCTCTAGGATGAATAACCAAACTTTGTTAGGCTCGGATTCGTTAAATATCTTCATGAAAGCAAGTTTCGTCaagttgacacttttaacccaaagtttgaaaaccatgcttaacgatctcggaatcacgtgaaatttttaccacttattctcgggagtatatttgaatatttcgaagcctcggtttcgttaaaaggtcactcagaggtcagaattgacataCTGACACTTTTAACTTTtgtaatttataatcttccgattatttccACAAACGGCTTAATATATCAATTTGATCACCCGCTTAAGAATATTTTCTTCATGTATTgtcattcagaggctcaagtttggtatgttgacacttttagtccttctgTTAAGCATAGTTTcgctgtttgtcaactttagtccttcaaactcaatctttcgCATTTTTACAGTTTAGGACAGGTCTCTATActtaattggacacgtttttacgtggtgttacaccCTCACCCTCTCCGGCGACCACTTCCTCTCCTTCGGCGGTCTTTCTTCGGCGTCCCTCTCTGTCTCCGTCTCCGGCCGTCTTCCTCCGCTCCACCTAAGGCTGTCCTCTCCACCTCCGGCTGTCCTACTCCGGCCACCGCTTCTTGTTTCCACCATTCCAGCAGCCTTCAATTTTTACTCGTCCTCATTTTCTCTCAGGTGTGTTAATGTCAACTTTTAACTTTTATTAATGCTTTAGTGTTAATTTTGATGTTAATTTTAACCTGTTTGAGGTTTTAATCTTAATTTTGCCATTTgatgttttatgttgttttgtgGAAACTTAGAATTTAACCATTTAGGGATGTAAAATTTAAAGCATTCTGTTTTAATCAGCTTGAATCTTGTATGTGAATGTTGTGAATATGTGATTTGTGAATATGAATTTGTGATTTTAATCCTGTTAAAACTTGAACCAGTTATCGAAGCTAATAAGAATTGGCTTGATTGAGTTCTTACCATTCAACCGTGTAGTGATTTATGATTCTTATAAATGTAATGCATTAACGAGTTATCAAAGCTAATAAAAATTGACTGGATTGAGTTCTTACCATTCAATTGTGTAGTGATTTACGATTCTTAGATTTAAAAGGTAGTTTATAATCAACAGTTAGCCGCAAGTTCTTAAATAACATGGATATCTAGAGACTTGCTATGGTTGATTAGTGACCAAGGGTTCACTAATTAAAGGGACACTTTTAGAGTCTTGTACTTCTTTTATCAAAAGGAAAATAAGAGTCCACAATTTTCAAAATGGAAAACTATCTAAAAAAAGGTCAAACAAGCTCTTCTCGACAGTTTTGCAATAATATGGATTATGAGCAAACTGAATCTAAGCAACATCATTAAGGGTTTAACAAGAGTTGTTTGTTTAGTATAACGCTTCGAGTAGCTATGACAAACACCTAAATTTCACCTGGTTCATGTTGAAGAGGACTACTACTTGGGCCCCATAGGCTATAGACAAACTAAAAGGTGAGTTGTGCACTGTCAATATTACTTAGGACACTATCAAGGCatcaataaattaaataaaatagcTGATAATGATGAAAATAATTTTCTACTTGCATCATTATAATGTATTTTTTCCCTGACTGATCCGACCCGACCCGATCCAATCCGTCTCGAACCGAATATCTTAACGTTTGGTTGTAAAAAAATCTGACCATCGAAAAAAAGTGAACCCATAGGAAaaaattcctggatccgccactggcgACAATCGTTTCTTAAAGAGACCAAAACCAAACTAGTTagataatttattattttttgtatTTCAATATAAGTAAAGATTATGTATTTTGTAATCTCGTAACTTGATAACTACTAAAACTAGTTTACTTTTGTTAGACCATGATTAATACAAAGTATAGATCccttccgcggtcaggggtaccgtgcaactACCCTTAGTTTGCATTTGGTTTATacttaaatgtcattttagtccctgtggtttgtgtcattttgtcagtttagtccaaaggtttcatttttaacatgtgggtccaaaaatgtttcacacttgtcattttagtccactaggttaagttcatccattttttctgttaacgagaaggccaattcggtcattttatatggatgaattgcccttttagttaacagaattacatacaaaataaCCGAATTGgctttctcgttaacagaaaaaatggatgacgTTAACCAAGtgtactaaaatggcaactgtgaaacttTTTTgcacccacaggttaaaaatgaaacatttggactaaactgacaaaatgacacaaaccacagggactaaaatgataTTTAAGTATAAACCAAATGCAAACTAAATACTTTGTATTAATCATGGTCTAACAAAAGTAAACTAGTTTTAGTAGTTATCAAGTTACGAGATTACAAAATACATAATCTTTACTTATATTGAAatacaaaaaataataaattatctAACTAGTTTGGTTTTGGTCTCTTTAAGAAACGATTGTcgccagtggcggatccaggaattttTTCCTATGGGTTCACTTTTTTTCGATGGTCAGATTTTTTACAACCAAACATTAAGATATTCGGTTCGAGACGGATTGGATCGGGTCGGGTCGGATcagtcagggactaaaatggcatttaactctttggTTTATGTTTAGTATTTTATGAGAAATATATTGGAGGGGTTTGTATTTGAATAGAATGTTATTAGAAAACAATGGTACGTATTTGCTGGGGATgagtttgatttgtatttattttattttattcttttCTTGTTTGaattatacccttatacaattagcaacttgAGTTATGTGCTATTTGTTTAAAAGTCACACCTTTTAATTCATTTTACTCACACCCTTtcattatactatataaaatagggaaaagatcaaataggaagttaattttcgctaggaaggataggaagccataggattatgacatgtggcaaattttaaaataaagagaaagggtattttagtcaatccaactccttcttcttcctttttcaaaacccagtaaattcaaaaacccaccattttcaaaacccaccatcttcaactatttcttcactttctatctcaataatcactacattatagtgcgattttcatcaccaatcaatgattcagaacccgatcaacgtgttctttagctttttttgaagaaaacccagtttaatttcataaaaaaatctcgttttttccggtgattttggagataatcactcgattcgttcgattcgagcgttgataagtgtttctatcattcaaaatttgtcaattgatgaagaaatcggcttcgatccatgtaagaaattctttaatttcattttcatgatctgggtttttgatttagtcattgcgttttacaatctttgcgggggtccgggggcggcagcccccggtagcggggtcccaggggcggcagcccctggcggggtccaaggggcagagcccctggctggggttgagctcggaaatttttttttttcgattaaattgctgtactaaaaacgcatcagaaaaattaattttccataaattggctcatttcgaagacagtaattcgtagacaattcagacagttcacagtgacacattttttaggtgttttcagtccattgcgttttagaatgagtcatttttaagtgttttctggccattgcgttttacatataagacatttctttgtgtttttggtgcattgcgttttaggtaaaacacatttttatgtgttttctggccattgcgttttacaaataagacatttctgtgtgttttctggccattgcgttttacaaataagtcatttctttgtgtttttggtgcattgcgttttaggtagaacacatttttatgtgttttctggccattgcgttttacaaataagacatttctgtgtgttttctggccattgcgttttacaaataagtcatttctttgtgtttttggtgcattgcgttttaggtagaacacatttttatgtgttttctggccattgcgttttacaaataagacatttctgtgtgttttctggccattgcgttttacaaataagtcatttctttgtgtttttggtgcattgcgttttagaaaaatgtcattttttaggttttttttttcattgcgttttacgtaactggtggtttttctattgcgttttacgcaactgggttttaattttttttttttaaatatagcaatagtatactcgttttaaagaaaaaaaaaacgctcgtttttttggtgcaatttttataaaaaaataatgtcgtatgaaagagttattaacgtttaaaaaatgggggggaattggaggagagagaaactattggcttggattgactagaatgcccttgaacaaactcacgcgcctcttttattcttttcaatttccctgatttaatcttagcccttgattaacttaatgaatggtcaagatcacttcctatccttcctagccaaataaacttcctattgtatctccacccataTAAAATATACAACAAACAAAAACTTTAAGTTATAACCGCGTTTTATATATAAGAATTTAAAGGAATACATTATCACAAACAAGATCCGTTGGGATTGTTGCTGCATTTGTCTAACATACATGTGACGCCCGTTCGATCCCGTTTTGTGtcgtttcattttttttttgacttttttaatAGCAATTAAAATCGCATTtaaatgttgcattgaaataaacAAATTCCATCTAAACGTTGCCATGGAAATAATCTAACCGTTCATCTTATTATAACAAAATATATATGCATTCATGAAATTTTTTCAAAAGaatattaaatttttttatataaaacgaAGAAATGGGTATATTAAACAATAACCGAAACAATTTTTTGacttctttttctttttacaaaATCCCATGTAAACGTTGCCATGGATTAAATAACCTAGGCGTTCCATCTTattataacaaaaatatatatatgcatCCATTATTTTTTAAagaatattaaatattaaataaaaccaAGAAATGGATATTAAACAATAATCGAAACAAATTTTTTCTTAACGTTTAAACGAAAAGCAGTATTTTATTAacacggtaattattattattaatcttaTCAATTCTTAACGGAAACTCATTTACTCTGCCTTTTCACAAACGAAGCAACGCAACAGGCAACGTATGTATGTAACCAAGATTAAGACTGTGTGTAGATGATTGATCCAACGATGATAGACAATTCTTTGATGATTGATCATTCCACTATGGACAAAGAACAACACACATATGTATAACCGATTTAGTACACGTCTGTGAGTGGGATCCTCAATTCCCAACGGTGTTGATCTCCTAAAATGAATACAATCTTTTTTGAATTCTATCCTCAGACTAATCAATTGCACCAAGCACCGACTTCAACAACTTTAAGAACAAATGAACCAAAGCTTATAAAAATTGAATTTCAATTGATTAAACGAATGGAACAGCATATAATTTCTTAAAAATGATATAGTTTCAAGTGAAAACCTATTTTatctacttttttttttgtttttgaatcaaAACTTTTTTTAAACTTCATTATGAATTTTTTGATCACTTCCATAATCAAATTGATCACTTTCCTGATTAAATGATATAGCGTGATGACGTAGGCTAGGGATaaagcaaaataaaaaaaaaattcattaaattataaaaaagttCACATCTCATGTAGTGATACCAAAGAGTTTTATAATTAATCTCCCGCCGCAACACGCGGGATAACGTAAGCTTGTACAATACAAAAAGTAACTTACGTTGCGAAGGGGGCTCTCATCCCTTCGTTCAAAAGCACCGAATCATTTAAAATACACACCGATTCAAATGTACTGTTGTAAAATTTGCACTTTCCATTTAACGGGTTGCATTTTAAATTTAAACCGACACGCCCTTCAAAACTCTGATCACTGTAACCGTCATACGGCACATGACCACCAGCAACCTCTCATCAACGTTACACAACCGCTCCCGGCCACCCATCGCATCACTTCATCTAACACAAAAGGCACTAATTCATATTATAACACCGTCTAACAACCCTAAAATATCAAATGTCACAAAAAACGTTCAAGCAATCATAGTATCCCCCCCCCTCTGATTGTATCTCCTCCGAACAGACACATATCCATCGTATATATACATAAACTCACACGAAAACTTTCATAGACACAAATTCGGGAAAAAATCGAGTATGATTGGGGCCTTGCCTCGATAGTCACGATTGTATTGTTTCTACCATTCGGGATGGGAACGGTGGCACCACCGTCGATTCCAAAGATTATTTTGGTTCCAGTGTTGTTGGTGGAAGTTAGCATCTTTCTCTACTTCCTTCCAACGCAAATCATTATCATCAGTGGGTGACCCTTCGACGCCCAGATTCCGACTAAAATTGGTCAACCGGTCAACAAACTCACCCAGGATGGAGATGTGTAGACGTGGGTGACATAGAAGATCCTGGATTTCAGTGACCGGTGGTTTGATGTCAGGATGGTCGTTGTCACTGggtggtggcgatggtggtgtTTACTTTAGAGAGATGGAAAATTTAGGGTTTCTGGATTAATAAATTGTGTTACTAAAAACCATTACCCAAAGCAATTTTACAGTGGGCTGGTTTTGTTGGGTTTTGCGCATCACGAGATCTTTAGACTTGCCCAAACAAATTAAATCAAGTAAACAACAACCTTTTTTAGTACGTAAATAAAATGCTTCTATTTGCGTTGAATAAACAGCAACCTTTTCTTAGCTTTTAATATTTTGAATTTTGTTTTTTGACATCAATAAAATACAATTCCAGAATTTTATTCACGTTCCATTTTGTTATTAAAATTTTCGATCCATGTCAAAAATTTTGAGGCGAACCATGATCTCTGTTTTAATCACGTAAGTACTATTTAGGATGTTAAAACCATTTTGATTTTTGCAAAGTCAAAGttaatttgtttttttgtttgtgtgtttcATTCAATTTTCGATAGGTGATAATTAAATATATCTTTCATTACTGATGATTTAATTCATGAAATTCTAGAATAGGTTTAGTGTCCCGTGATTGTTATACTTCAACCTTCATGTCCCGTTACAACCATCAAATACCTTTAATTTAAAAGAACATGTATGTGATTATCGAGTTTGTTTTTTAGAAAGATGAAAAAGCAAGAGGGTCTTTGTTGGGTTAGTGTGAGTTAATGTGATGACTGAtggttgtgtgtgtttttaatcaTAGGAAAATTTAAACAAGATCTTTGAAAACATTCATATAGATAGAATTTCATTTGAGAAAATTTGAATTTTGTTTCAATTGTTTGAGTTGTCAAGTTTGTTTCAATGATTTTGAATCAAATAATTGGTTAGATCTTGCCCCCATTTTCACAATTCATATAGTAACTTACATTTATAATCAGCACCCCGCAGCAACGCGCGGGTCGACGTCAacttgtttattttaatatccattagtattagtatttttattatataagaaAAAACCTTAAAATTTTGTGAACCTAAGAACTGATGTGCACGAACTTGTGTTAATTTGGACATACTTGAAGTCAAAGCCGTATTCAATAATGCTACACTACACGTGTCACCATTTGCCTCCACGTGTCAACCCTAAAACACCACCACCTTTGCATGAATCGTCATCTAGACTTGCATTCAAAAGCACACTCTTTACGGTACATCCATGTGCAAGACAGAACAAGCGATGGGGTTCAGTAGCAGCAGCAAGAGGTGGTTATCGGAGGGATACAAGAAGGTGGTGAGTGGTCTGGTGAACCCAAAACACAAGAGGTTCGGGATACTGGAAGATCACCCAGTGGGTCGGGACCATGCTCAAGCAGCAGTTGAATCACAACAAAACCTAAAAGATAACATCAAAGCGATTAAAAAAGAGTTCAAGATCTATAGATGGAACCCTGATCTTCCATCCCAGAAACCATTTCTTAAATCATACTTTATTGATCTCACCACCTGTGGCCCCATGGTAAGCAACAACATTAGTTATATTCATTATTTTGTTCTAAATTAACAATTTAGTAATTACAGAACTCTAGTAGAAAAGGGAAGTTTCACTTCTTAGGAAAATTTTCGACAAAAAGCGAAAGAATACCTACACATTTCTGACAAGCTTTGTTGGAAATTAATTATGTCGGAAAAGTGTCGCTAAAGACGAAAAAGTTTTATGGGATGGATATAATTGTATTTCCATCGTAAGAATACCTACACATTTCTAAGCATTTTTAACGAATTTTTCATAGGAAACGATCCGAGTGTTTTGGTACCAAAGACGAAAATGTTTTATGGGATTGATATAATTGTATTTCCATTCGAAACGAACAAGTTTTCTTGTAGGGACGAGTGAATAGGGATGAGCAATCGGTATAAAATACCGTCCCGATCCTGATCCCATCCCGATTTTTTTTGGTACCGGAAACGGTATTcactttttggcattttcggtatcggtacggtacggtatcggtaaaATACTGAATTTTACCCTcataataccgataccgtaccgttacgacatatttcggtatcggtaccaaGTTTACACAAAATTCGGGATCGGGACGACGGTATCGGTATTTACTCATCCCTACTAGTAATGAAGACGAGGTTTCCCAACTAAATCAGTTCTGTCTGTTGGAAAACTGTCGGTAAAGACCGTTTCCCATCAACGAATTTTGAAATATATAAAGACCCAGATTTCTAGTGGCTAAAGAAAGAAAAAGTTACCCAACAATATCGATATTGTGAGAAAACTGTCGCTAAAGCCGTTTCCTACACATTTCTAACGAGTTTTGTAACAGAAAAAGGACCCAGTTTTCAAGCGGTGAAGATGGAAAAAAGTTTCCCAACGAGATCAGTTTTGTTGGACAACTGTCCCTAAAGATTGTTTCCTACGCATTTTGGACGAATTATTCCATTGGAAACGACCCtgttttctagtagtgtataCGCGCATAATACAACGGATTCGTGATTCTTGAATTTGTTGCAGGTTTTGGATGCATTGCAGAAGATAAAAGCAGAATATGATTCATCATTGAGCTATAGAAGATCATGTAGAGAAGGAATATGTGGGTCTTGTGCCATGAACATTGATGGGACCAACACAGTGGCATGTTTAAAGCCAATTGACACAGACACCAGTAAGGCTACATACATCACACCTTTGCCACATATGTATGTGATTAAAGATCTTGTTGTTGATCTCACAAATTTTTACCAACAATACAAGTAAGATTTGATCCTTTTGATTGAGTATTTCAGCTGTGTTGTCAGCTGTTCATAAATGAGTGAAAATGATGCTCAAGAGGTATTTTGTAGGTCTATTGAGCCATGGTTGAAGACTAAGAAACCTCCACCAGATGGAAAAGAATACTTGCAAACACCTTCGGATAGAAAGAAACTTGATGGTTTATATGAGTGTAT
This is a stretch of genomic DNA from Helianthus annuus cultivar XRQ/B chromosome 16, HanXRQr2.0-SUNRISE, whole genome shotgun sequence. It encodes these proteins:
- the LOC110918767 gene encoding succinate dehydrogenase [ubiquinone] iron-sulfur subunit 3, mitochondrial encodes the protein MCKTEQAMGFSSSSKRWLSEGYKKVVSGLVNPKHKRFGILEDHPVGRDHAQAAVESQQNLKDNIKAIKKEFKIYRWNPDLPSQKPFLKSYFIDLTTCGPMVLDALQKIKAEYDSSLSYRRSCREGICGSCAMNIDGTNTVACLKPIDTDTSKATYITPLPHMYVIKDLVVDLTNFYQQYKSIEPWLKTKKPPPDGKEYLQTPSDRKKLDGLYECILCACCSTSCPSYWWNPEEFDGPAALLHAHRWISDSRDDYTEERLHALMENDKRLYRCRTIKNCTATCPKSLNPARAIRQMEAMKSKNPISARVAETI